A window of the Streptomyces sp. NBC_00454 genome harbors these coding sequences:
- a CDS encoding bile acid:sodium symporter family protein yields the protein MRRRPHIPSWLPVDPFILGLLATVGLAALLPARGAAAPVAEGASTGAVALLFFLYGARLSTREALDGLRHWRLHLTVLACTFVLFPLLGIAAHTLVPTLLTPPLYSGLLFLCLVPSTIQSSIAFTSIARGNVPAAICAGSFSSLLGIFLTPVLAAVLLGNDGGGFSLDSVLKIVLQLLLPFVLGQTLRPWVGGFLVRNKKVLGYVDRGSILLVVYTAFSAGMVAGIWHQVSVPRLGALMAVEAVILTVMLLVTWYGAKRLGFTREDRIAIQFAGSKKSLAAGLPMASVLFGPQASLAVLPLMLFHQMQLMVCAVLARRRAQDPQDPQAAEAAELPADRVAEVSRTAQHPAPQAR from the coding sequence ATGCGCCGCCGCCCGCACATACCCTCCTGGCTCCCCGTGGACCCCTTCATCCTGGGTCTGCTCGCCACCGTCGGGCTCGCGGCCCTGCTCCCCGCCCGCGGCGCGGCCGCCCCGGTGGCCGAGGGCGCGTCCACCGGAGCGGTGGCCCTGCTCTTCTTCCTCTACGGTGCCCGGCTCTCCACCCGCGAGGCCCTGGACGGGCTGCGCCACTGGCGGCTCCACCTCACCGTGCTCGCCTGCACCTTCGTGCTCTTCCCCCTCCTCGGCATCGCCGCCCACACCCTGGTCCCCACCCTCCTCACGCCCCCGCTCTACAGCGGCCTGCTCTTCCTCTGCCTGGTCCCTTCCACCATCCAGTCCTCGATCGCCTTCACCTCGATAGCCCGGGGCAACGTCCCCGCCGCGATCTGCGCCGGTTCCTTCTCCAGCCTCCTGGGCATCTTCCTCACCCCGGTCCTCGCCGCCGTCCTGCTCGGCAACGACGGGGGCGGGTTCTCCCTCGACTCGGTGCTGAAGATCGTCCTGCAGCTGCTCCTGCCCTTCGTTCTCGGCCAGACCCTGCGCCCCTGGGTCGGGGGTTTCCTGGTCCGCAACAAGAAGGTGCTGGGCTACGTGGACCGCGGCTCGATCCTGCTCGTCGTCTACACCGCCTTCAGCGCGGGCATGGTCGCCGGGATCTGGCACCAGGTCAGCGTTCCGCGCCTCGGCGCGCTGATGGCGGTGGAGGCGGTCATCCTCACCGTCATGCTGCTGGTCACCTGGTACGGGGCGAAGCGCCTCGGATTCACCCGCGAGGACAGGATCGCCATCCAGTTCGCGGGGTCGAAGAAGAGCCTGGCCGCCGGACTCCCCATGGCCAGCGTGCTGTTCGGTCCGCAGGCGAGCCTGGCCGTGCTGCCGCTGATGCTCTTCCACCAGATGCAGTTGATGGTCTGCGCGGTCCTGGCCCGCCGCCGCGCACAGGACCCGCAGGACCCGCAGGCCGCCGAAGCCGCCGAACTCCCTGCCGACCGTGTGGCGGAGGTCTCCCGCACCGCTCAACACCCCGCCCCGCAGGCCCGGTAA
- a CDS encoding (2Fe-2S) ferredoxin domain-containing protein, translating into MTWIRPHSANAPRPCTLVVCRGCCCGDPRKNPGTDHAGQLARLREAAEASEGRLAVRTTDCLGPCAQANVIVVQPTTEARRRGARAAWFGWALDDTATDEIIAWAESGGPGTTPVPATLDLHRIDPPAPKDSPPASRRGRRGR; encoded by the coding sequence GTGACCTGGATACGCCCGCACTCCGCCAACGCCCCGCGCCCCTGCACCCTGGTGGTCTGCCGCGGCTGTTGCTGCGGGGACCCCCGCAAGAACCCCGGCACCGACCACGCGGGTCAGCTGGCCCGGCTGCGCGAGGCCGCCGAGGCCTCCGAGGGGCGCCTCGCCGTCCGTACGACCGACTGTCTCGGCCCGTGTGCGCAGGCCAACGTGATCGTGGTGCAGCCCACCACGGAAGCCCGCCGCCGGGGCGCCCGCGCGGCCTGGTTCGGCTGGGCCCTGGACGACACCGCCACCGACGAGATCATCGCCTGGGCCGAATCCGGCGGCCCCGGCACCACCCCGGTCCCGGCGACCCTCGACCTCCACCGCATCGACCCCCCTGCCCCGAAGGATTCGCCCCCGGCCTCCCGCCGCGGCCGCCGCGGGCGCTGA
- the fdhD gene encoding formate dehydrogenase accessory sulfurtransferase FdhD, producing the protein MGRVTERRRVVRIRNGVAGTRADTLVAEEPLEIRLNGKPLAITMRTPGDDFALAVGFLASEGVVASASDVQAVTYCEGATEDGTNTYNVVNVQLAAGVPVPDITLERNVYTTSSCGLCGKASLDAVRTATRYPGLAEDPVRIPARLLGELPDRLRAEQKVFDRTGGLHGAGLFSAEGELLDAREDVGRHNAVDKIIGRALQAGLLPLAGSVLLVSSRASFELAQKAVMAGIPVLAAVSAPSSLAVDLARESGLTLVGFLRGGDMNIYAGEERIVLPG; encoded by the coding sequence ATGGGACGGGTCACCGAACGCCGTCGAGTCGTCCGGATCCGGAACGGCGTCGCGGGCACCCGGGCGGACACCCTGGTGGCCGAAGAGCCCCTGGAGATAAGGCTGAACGGCAAGCCGCTGGCGATCACGATGCGCACCCCGGGCGATGATTTCGCGCTCGCGGTGGGCTTCCTGGCGAGCGAGGGCGTGGTCGCCTCGGCGTCGGACGTCCAGGCCGTGACCTACTGCGAAGGCGCGACCGAGGACGGAACCAACACCTACAACGTGGTGAACGTACAACTGGCCGCCGGCGTTCCGGTGCCGGACATCACGCTGGAGCGCAACGTCTACACCACCTCCTCGTGCGGTCTGTGCGGGAAGGCCAGCCTGGACGCGGTGCGCACGGCGACCCGGTACCCGGGGCTCGCGGAGGATCCCGTACGGATCCCCGCGCGGCTGCTCGGGGAGCTTCCGGATCGGCTGCGCGCGGAGCAGAAGGTCTTCGACCGCACGGGCGGGCTGCACGGCGCCGGGCTGTTCTCCGCGGAGGGCGAGCTGCTGGACGCGCGGGAGGACGTGGGCCGCCACAACGCGGTGGACAAGATCATCGGGCGCGCGCTCCAGGCCGGCCTGCTGCCGCTGGCGGGCTCGGTGCTGCTGGTGTCCAGCCGGGCCTCCTTCGAGCTCGCACAGAAGGCGGTCATGGCGGGCATCCCCGTCCTGGCGGCCGTGTCGGCGCCGTCCTCGCTGGCGGTGGACCTGGCGCGGGAGTCGGGGCTGACGCTGGTCGGGTTCCTGCGGGGCGGGGACATGAACATCTACGCGGGCGAGGAACGGATCGTCCTGCCGGGGTGA
- a CDS encoding beta-ketoacyl-ACP synthase III → MTGSRVVALGHYQPAKVLTNEDLAAMVDTNDEWIRSRVGIKTRHIAGPEEPVDELAYQAAGKALASAGLSPDDIDLVLVATSTAIDRSPNMAARVAAKLGMGGHPAVMDINVVCSGFTHALATADHAIRAGAATRALVIGADKMTAITDWTDRTTCVLTGDGAGAAVVEASEEPGIGPVLWGSVPEMGHAVRIEGSPPVFAQEGQSVYRWTTSQLPPLARKVCEKAGVTPEELAAVVLHQANLRIIEPLAAKIGAVNAVVARDVVDSGNTSAGSIPMALSKLVERGEIPSGAPVLLFGFGGNLSYAGQVIRCP, encoded by the coding sequence ATGACCGGTTCACGCGTGGTGGCGCTAGGGCACTACCAGCCCGCGAAAGTGCTGACCAACGAGGACCTCGCGGCCATGGTGGACACCAACGACGAGTGGATCCGCTCGCGCGTCGGGATCAAGACCCGCCACATCGCCGGTCCCGAAGAGCCGGTGGACGAGCTGGCCTACCAGGCCGCCGGCAAGGCGCTCGCGAGCGCCGGCCTGAGCCCGGACGACATCGACCTCGTCCTCGTCGCCACCTCGACCGCGATCGACCGTTCCCCCAACATGGCCGCGCGCGTCGCGGCCAAGCTGGGCATGGGCGGACATCCCGCCGTCATGGACATCAACGTCGTCTGCTCGGGCTTCACGCACGCCCTGGCCACCGCCGACCACGCGATCCGGGCCGGCGCCGCCACCCGTGCCCTGGTCATCGGTGCCGACAAGATGACCGCGATCACCGACTGGACCGACCGCACCACCTGCGTCCTGACGGGCGACGGAGCCGGTGCGGCCGTGGTCGAGGCCAGCGAAGAACCCGGCATCGGCCCGGTCCTGTGGGGCTCGGTCCCCGAGATGGGCCACGCGGTCCGCATCGAGGGCTCGCCGCCGGTCTTCGCGCAGGAGGGCCAGTCCGTCTACCGCTGGACCACCAGCCAGCTCCCGCCGCTCGCCCGCAAGGTGTGCGAGAAGGCCGGGGTCACCCCCGAGGAGCTGGCCGCGGTCGTCCTCCACCAGGCGAACCTGCGGATCATCGAGCCGCTCGCGGCCAAGATCGGCGCCGTCAACGCGGTCGTCGCCCGCGATGTCGTCGACTCCGGCAACACCTCGGCCGGCTCCATCCCGATGGCCCTGTCCAAGCTGGTCGAGCGCGGCGAGATCCCCTCCGGGGCGCCGGTCCTCCTCTTCGGCTTCGGCGGCAACCTGTCCTACGCGGGCCAGGTCATCCGCTGCCCGTAA
- a CDS encoding low temperature requirement protein A: protein METEHRVSTLELFFDLVFVFTITQLTVLLSDDLTVRGAGRVLLIFTVLYWMYGAYAYLTNQVPPDRPVRRILILLAMGAFLVCALAVPTAFGDGGVAFGLGYLVVVVMHSVLYSQAYGRSVLWFALPNGLSALSVTAAGLFDGPAALGLWGLALVFQFATPVISRWAAAGGAEASAGTTMDDQLGGIGAAHFVERHGLLLIIVFGESVIAIGIGVGSLPLTFGIAGGAFLALAVGATLWWMYFVRDEGRAEHVFANTPTDRRFKLALRAYYYAFIPMLLGIAGFSAGVKKSIGHLGEQLPAGPAFALAGGVACYLAGDVAFRLVLGIRPVRFRALAVVPVLATAAAGMRLGGAWQLTGLVLVLLASLTAEARSWGRTSSGDTPAGVAPEEPEGSAGAAAGVTGSG, encoded by the coding sequence ATGGAAACCGAGCATCGCGTCAGCACGCTCGAGCTCTTCTTCGACCTCGTCTTCGTCTTCACCATCACCCAGCTGACGGTGCTGCTCTCCGACGACCTCACCGTGCGGGGCGCCGGGCGGGTCCTGCTGATCTTCACGGTGCTGTACTGGATGTACGGCGCCTACGCGTACCTGACCAACCAGGTGCCGCCGGACCGGCCCGTGCGGCGGATCCTGATCCTGCTCGCGATGGGCGCCTTCCTGGTGTGCGCGCTGGCCGTGCCGACCGCCTTCGGGGACGGCGGCGTGGCCTTCGGGCTCGGCTACCTCGTGGTCGTGGTGATGCACAGCGTCCTGTACAGCCAGGCCTACGGGCGCAGCGTGCTCTGGTTCGCGCTGCCCAACGGGCTGTCCGCCCTGTCCGTGACGGCCGCCGGGCTGTTCGACGGGCCGGCGGCCCTGGGTCTGTGGGGGCTGGCGCTGGTGTTCCAGTTCGCCACCCCCGTCATCTCGCGCTGGGCGGCGGCCGGCGGGGCCGAGGCCTCGGCCGGGACCACCATGGACGACCAGCTCGGCGGGATCGGCGCCGCGCACTTCGTGGAGCGGCACGGGCTGCTGCTGATCATCGTGTTCGGCGAGTCGGTGATCGCGATCGGCATCGGGGTCGGCTCGCTGCCGCTGACCTTCGGGATCGCCGGGGGCGCCTTCCTGGCGCTGGCGGTGGGGGCCACCCTGTGGTGGATGTACTTCGTGCGCGACGAGGGCCGCGCCGAGCACGTTTTCGCGAACACCCCCACCGACCGGCGTTTCAAGCTGGCTCTGCGCGCGTACTACTACGCCTTCATCCCGATGCTGCTGGGCATCGCCGGGTTCTCCGCGGGCGTGAAGAAGAGCATCGGGCACCTGGGCGAGCAGCTGCCGGCCGGGCCCGCTTTCGCGCTCGCGGGCGGGGTCGCCTGCTATCTGGCCGGGGACGTCGCCTTCCGGCTGGTGCTGGGGATCCGGCCCGTACGGTTCCGCGCGCTCGCGGTGGTGCCCGTACTGGCGACCGCGGCGGCGGGGATGCGGCTCGGCGGCGCCTGGCAGCTGACCGGGCTCGTGCTGGTGCTCCTGGCCTCGCTGACGGCGGAGGCCCGCAGCTGGGGGCGGACGTCCTCGGGTGACACCCCCGCCGGGGTGGCTCCGGAGGAGCCGGAAGGCTCCGCCGGAGCTGCCGCCGGGGTTACGGGCAGCGGATGA
- a CDS encoding SDR family oxidoreductase, with product MTATLITGANKGLGFETARQLIAAGHTVYLGSRDAERGRRAAEQLGARPVQLDVTDDASVLAAVRVIEADGGLDVLVNNAGVQSEMGEDNTMISASDVTADVMRKTFETNVFGLVRVTHAFLPLLQRSSNPVVVNVSSGQGSLTRSSAPGGPASPSVAYSSSKSAVNMITVQYALALPHLRINAVGPGFTKTDLNGQTGTQTVEQGAGVIVRMAQLDPDGPTGGYFDAQGPLPW from the coding sequence ATGACAGCAACCCTGATCACCGGAGCGAACAAGGGTCTCGGGTTCGAGACCGCCCGCCAGCTCATCGCCGCCGGCCACACCGTCTATCTCGGCAGCCGGGATGCGGAACGTGGGCGACGGGCCGCCGAGCAGCTCGGCGCGCGGCCGGTTCAGCTGGACGTCACCGACGATGCGTCAGTCCTGGCCGCAGTGCGGGTGATCGAGGCCGACGGAGGACTCGACGTGCTGGTCAACAATGCCGGCGTCCAGAGCGAGATGGGTGAGGACAACACCATGATCAGCGCCTCGGACGTCACCGCCGATGTCATGCGGAAGACCTTCGAGACGAACGTCTTCGGCCTGGTGCGCGTCACCCACGCCTTCCTCCCGCTGCTGCAGAGGTCCTCGAACCCGGTCGTGGTCAACGTCAGCAGCGGTCAGGGCTCGCTGACCCGGTCCAGCGCCCCGGGCGGACCCGCATCCCCGTCCGTCGCCTACTCCTCGTCGAAGTCGGCGGTCAACATGATCACGGTGCAGTACGCCCTGGCACTTCCCCACCTGCGGATCAACGCGGTGGGGCCCGGATTCACCAAGACCGACCTGAACGGGCAGACCGGTACCCAGACCGTGGAGCAGGGCGCCGGAGTCATCGTGCGCATGGCGCAACTGGACCCCGACGGCCCCACCGGAGGCTACTTCGACGCCCAGGGCCCCCTTCCCTGGTAG
- a CDS encoding agmatine/peptidylarginine deiminase, protein MNEHVVRTLDRRGFLAAAGLTAAGAALATVGGQAFAAVRPSAAAAGGFAVPIDTVRHTRTWMAWPDSSAIWGNKLSGVQANIALIAKTIAKYEPVVMCANSASVAKAKSACGSAVTVISTIPVDDCWMRDTGPVFRTNGAGGLDAIGTNFNGWGNKQAHAKDALVAGRIAAYAGVPFSAAGFVGEGGAVETDGAGTLMATRSSLINSNRNPGKTQAQLEAALCAAFGASKVVWFKGIVGKDITDDHVDATSRFLAEGAGLVQMPLASDTDAWSNDARAQYQILSTTVDAQGHTVVVTKLQGPDYNKIRSTNPDFVGAYANYYVCNGAVISPQFGDSTADAAAKATLQRAFPGRVVEQLNIDSLGGGGGGIHCVTQQQPVA, encoded by the coding sequence ATGAACGAGCACGTCGTACGGACGCTGGACAGACGGGGTTTCCTGGCGGCGGCGGGCCTCACGGCCGCCGGCGCCGCACTGGCGACGGTCGGCGGGCAGGCCTTCGCGGCCGTCCGTCCCTCGGCCGCCGCCGCGGGCGGCTTCGCCGTCCCGATCGACACCGTCCGGCACACCCGGACCTGGATGGCATGGCCCGACTCCTCCGCCATCTGGGGCAACAAGCTCTCGGGCGTGCAGGCGAACATAGCGCTCATCGCGAAGACCATCGCGAAGTACGAGCCGGTCGTGATGTGTGCCAACTCCGCGAGCGTCGCCAAGGCGAAGAGCGCCTGCGGTTCGGCGGTCACGGTCATCAGCACGATCCCGGTCGACGACTGCTGGATGCGCGACACCGGTCCGGTGTTCCGCACCAACGGGGCGGGCGGCCTGGACGCGATCGGCACCAACTTCAACGGCTGGGGCAACAAGCAGGCCCACGCCAAGGACGCCCTGGTCGCCGGCCGTATCGCGGCCTACGCCGGGGTTCCGTTCAGCGCGGCCGGGTTCGTCGGCGAGGGCGGCGCGGTGGAGACGGACGGCGCCGGCACCCTCATGGCCACCCGCAGTTCCCTCATCAACTCCAACCGCAACCCCGGCAAGACCCAGGCCCAGTTGGAGGCGGCCCTGTGCGCCGCCTTCGGCGCGTCCAAGGTCGTCTGGTTCAAGGGCATCGTGGGCAAGGACATCACCGACGACCACGTCGACGCCACGTCCCGCTTCCTCGCCGAGGGGGCGGGCCTGGTGCAGATGCCGCTCGCGAGCGACACCGACGCCTGGTCGAACGACGCACGCGCGCAGTACCAGATCCTGTCCACCACCGTCGACGCCCAGGGCCACACGGTCGTGGTCACCAAGCTCCAGGGCCCCGACTACAACAAGATCCGCTCCACCAACCCCGACTTCGTCGGCGCGTACGCCAACTACTACGTGTGCAACGGCGCGGTCATCTCCCCGCAGTTCGGCGACTCCACCGCGGACGCGGCGGCCAAGGCCACCCTCCAGCGGGCCTTCCCCGGCCGGGTCGTCGAGCAGCTCAACATCGACAGCCTGGGCGGGGGCGGCGGCGGCATCCACTGCGTGACCCAGCAGCAGCCGGTCGCGTAA
- a CDS encoding ABC transporter ATP-binding protein, whose protein sequence is MTTTTKTVLEVSGLHRAYGSVRAVDDVSFTLPEGGSLGIVGESGSGKTTTARIVVGLERADSGRVLIHGRDRGEIRRGKAGRLERAREIQMVFQDPFLSLDPRITVGGAIRETLKLHFPGTDHTGRITELLDQVGLGAREADALPRQLSGGQRQRVAIARALAVEPSVLVLDEAVAALDVSVQAQILNLLFDIREHTGIGYLFITHDLGVVRCVTDDVIVMRHGRIVEAGPTAQVLADPQHPYTRLLLESVPRPGWDPRSIAAARRAL, encoded by the coding sequence ATGACGACCACGACGAAGACCGTTCTGGAGGTCTCGGGCCTGCACCGGGCCTACGGGAGCGTCCGGGCCGTGGACGACGTGTCGTTCACCCTGCCCGAAGGCGGCTCCCTGGGCATCGTCGGCGAGTCCGGTTCGGGCAAGACGACCACCGCGCGCATCGTCGTGGGTCTGGAGCGGGCGGACAGCGGCCGGGTCCTGATCCACGGCCGCGACCGGGGCGAGATCCGGCGCGGCAAGGCGGGACGCCTGGAGCGGGCCCGCGAGATCCAGATGGTCTTCCAGGACCCCTTCCTGTCCCTGGATCCCCGCATCACCGTGGGCGGGGCCATCCGGGAGACCCTCAAGCTGCACTTCCCCGGCACCGACCACACCGGCCGGATCACCGAACTGCTCGACCAGGTCGGCCTCGGAGCACGCGAGGCCGACGCGCTGCCCCGGCAGCTGTCGGGCGGACAGCGCCAGCGCGTGGCGATCGCCCGCGCGCTGGCGGTCGAACCGTCCGTCCTCGTCCTCGACGAGGCGGTCGCCGCCCTGGACGTCTCGGTGCAGGCGCAGATCCTGAACCTGCTCTTCGACATCCGCGAACACACCGGTATCGGCTACCTGTTCATCACCCACGACCTCGGCGTAGTGCGCTGTGTCACCGACGACGTGATCGTCATGCGGCACGGCCGGATCGTCGAGGCGGGTCCGACGGCACAGGTACTCGCCGACCCCCAGCACCCTTACACGCGCCTGCTCCTGGAGTCCGTACCCCGCCCGGGGTGGGACCCGCGGAGCATCGCCGCCGCGCGCCGCGCCCTGTGA
- a CDS encoding ABC transporter ATP-binding protein, whose product MKTLNTLDIQGLRLSLPNTVRPVLDGVDLTVGARETVALVGESGSGKTLTSRSVLRLLPEKARTEGTVRVVGDDVLTMTPGQLRVLRTSTAAMIFQDPRAAINPMRRVGDFLTESLRLNAKMAKDAAEERAVTMLEAVGLTGGALRKYPGQLSGGMLQRVMIAAALMGDPALILADEPTTALDVTTQAEVVALLGDLRERFGTGLLFVTHDLGLAAAISDRVYVMYAGRIVETGPADDLFTRPRHPYTVALLNSTPRLDAPRGRLAAIEGRPPSLREELTGCPFAARCVFATDVCTRQAPELLPLATEPARLVSCHHSDEVAAKERKELHP is encoded by the coding sequence ATGAAGACGCTGAACACCCTTGACATCCAGGGGCTGCGGCTCAGCCTACCCAACACCGTCCGGCCCGTCCTCGACGGGGTCGACCTCACCGTCGGCGCCCGCGAGACCGTGGCCCTGGTCGGCGAGTCCGGCTCCGGCAAGACCCTCACCTCGCGCAGCGTGCTCCGGCTGCTGCCGGAGAAGGCCCGGACGGAAGGCACGGTCCGGGTCGTCGGCGACGACGTCCTGACGATGACCCCGGGCCAGCTGCGGGTGCTGCGCACCAGTACGGCGGCCATGATCTTCCAGGATCCCCGGGCGGCCATCAACCCGATGCGGCGCGTCGGCGACTTCCTCACCGAGAGCCTGCGCCTGAACGCCAAGATGGCCAAGGACGCCGCCGAGGAGCGGGCGGTGACGATGCTGGAGGCCGTCGGCCTCACCGGCGGGGCACTGCGCAAATATCCCGGACAGCTCTCCGGCGGCATGCTCCAACGGGTCATGATCGCGGCCGCGTTGATGGGCGATCCCGCCCTGATCCTCGCGGACGAGCCCACCACCGCGCTCGACGTCACCACCCAGGCCGAGGTGGTCGCCCTCCTCGGTGATCTGCGCGAACGCTTCGGCACCGGGCTGTTGTTCGTCACGCACGACCTCGGCCTCGCCGCCGCGATCAGCGACCGCGTGTACGTGATGTACGCGGGCCGGATCGTCGAAACGGGCCCCGCCGACGACCTGTTCACCCGGCCGCGCCACCCGTACACGGTGGCGCTCCTGAACTCCACGCCGCGCCTCGACGCCCCGCGCGGGCGGCTCGCCGCCATCGAGGGCAGGCCGCCGAGCCTGCGCGAGGAGCTCACCGGGTGCCCGTTCGCCGCGCGCTGCGTGTTCGCGACCGACGTGTGCACCCGGCAGGCCCCGGAGCTGCTGCCGTTGGCCACCGAGCCGGCCCGCCTCGTCTCCTGCCACCACAGCGACGAGGTCGCGGCGAAGGAACGGAAGGAACTCCACCCATGA
- a CDS encoding ABC transporter permease, which produces MSSVLVRRPGLSRIRTARAPLSLLCLGFVAVVVIVAVFAPWIAPYDPNAIDLGNALAGPSADHLLGVDASGRDTLSRLVLGARTSLLGPLGVVAFSTVAGVAIGTTAAWRGGWLDSVLSRSTELVFAFPGMLLAILIVSVYGEGLLAPVIALAIAYLPYVSRLTRSLVLAERARPYVEAYRVQGHSGLQICLRHVIPNIAPIVLAQSTINFGYALIDLAGLSFLGLGVPALTPDWGRMVFDGNVAIQSGYPLSAIVPCVAIVLTVVAFNVVGERWADKVARRDR; this is translated from the coding sequence GTGAGCTCCGTCCTGGTGCGCCGGCCGGGCCTGTCCCGGATCCGGACCGCCCGCGCCCCCCTCTCCCTGCTCTGTCTGGGCTTCGTCGCCGTCGTCGTCATCGTCGCGGTGTTCGCCCCCTGGATCGCCCCCTACGATCCCAACGCCATCGACCTGGGCAACGCCCTCGCGGGACCCTCCGCCGACCATCTCCTCGGGGTCGACGCCTCCGGCCGGGACACCCTGTCCCGGCTGGTCCTGGGAGCCCGCACCTCGCTCCTGGGCCCGCTCGGCGTCGTCGCCTTCTCCACCGTGGCCGGTGTCGCGATCGGCACCACCGCCGCCTGGCGGGGCGGCTGGCTCGACTCGGTGCTCTCCCGCAGCACCGAGCTGGTCTTCGCCTTCCCCGGCATGCTGCTGGCCATCCTGATCGTCTCGGTCTACGGCGAGGGGCTGCTGGCCCCCGTCATCGCCCTGGCGATCGCCTACCTCCCCTACGTCAGCCGGCTCACCCGCTCCCTCGTACTGGCCGAGCGCGCCCGCCCGTACGTGGAGGCGTACCGGGTGCAGGGCCACTCGGGGCTGCAGATCTGTCTGCGCCACGTCATCCCCAACATCGCGCCCATCGTGCTGGCCCAGTCCACGATCAACTTCGGCTACGCCCTGATCGACCTGGCGGGCCTGTCCTTCCTCGGGCTGGGCGTACCCGCCCTGACCCCCGACTGGGGCCGCATGGTCTTCGACGGCAACGTCGCCATCCAGTCCGGCTACCCGCTCTCGGCGATCGTGCCGTGCGTGGCCATCGTGCTCACCGTGGTCGCCTTCAACGTGGTGGGCGAGCGCTGGGCCGACAAGGTCGCCAGGAGGGACCGATGA
- a CDS encoding ABC transporter permease, with protein sequence MSFLRFAVRRLAEMAATLLAASFIIFGALYLAPGNPASFLLGGRSASPEALQAINEHYHLDDPFAVRYGRWLGQVLHGDFGRSITYRTDVSRLLADRLPNTLMLITMALVLVLVFGLILGWIGAVRGGLPDSAILVSTTFAIGTPSFVAAVMLQGLFAVKLHWFPTGGTGDGFASMLWHLTLPAVALALYLIGMLARVTRAAMLDVLGQEHVTVARSRGVSERQVIRRHVFRNALGTVLTTGGLIVSTLLVCTVLVESAFSVGGIGQLLELSTTTKDFPTVQAISLIMVALFMTVNLVVDLLHPLVDPRVALGPAKKAA encoded by the coding sequence ATGAGTTTCCTGCGCTTCGCCGTACGGCGGCTGGCCGAGATGGCAGCCACCCTGCTCGCGGCCTCCTTCATCATCTTCGGCGCCCTGTACCTGGCCCCGGGCAATCCGGCGAGCTTCCTCCTGGGAGGCCGATCGGCCTCCCCTGAGGCCCTGCAAGCGATCAACGAGCACTACCACCTGGACGACCCGTTCGCGGTCCGCTACGGACGCTGGCTGGGCCAGGTGCTGCACGGCGACTTCGGCCGCTCGATCACCTACCGCACCGACGTGTCGCGGCTGCTGGCCGACCGGCTGCCCAACACCCTGATGCTGATCACGATGGCCCTCGTACTGGTCCTCGTGTTCGGGCTGATCCTGGGCTGGATCGGCGCGGTCCGCGGCGGGCTCCCCGACTCGGCGATCCTGGTGAGCACCACCTTCGCCATCGGCACCCCGTCCTTCGTCGCGGCGGTCATGCTGCAGGGCCTGTTCGCGGTGAAGCTGCACTGGTTCCCCACCGGGGGCACCGGTGACGGGTTCGCCTCCATGCTGTGGCACCTGACCCTGCCGGCCGTCGCGCTGGCGCTCTACCTGATCGGCATGCTCGCCCGGGTCACCCGGGCCGCGATGCTCGACGTCCTGGGCCAGGAGCACGTCACGGTCGCCCGCAGCCGGGGCGTGTCCGAACGCCAGGTCATCCGGCGCCACGTGTTCCGCAACGCCCTGGGCACCGTGCTCACCACGGGCGGGCTGATCGTCTCCACACTGCTGGTCTGCACCGTCCTGGTGGAGTCGGCCTTCAGTGTGGGCGGCATCGGCCAGCTCCTCGAACTGTCCACCACCACCAAGGACTTCCCCACCGTGCAGGCCATCTCCCTCATCATGGTCGCGCTGTTCATGACGGTGAACCTCGTCGTGGACCTGCTCCATCCGCTGGTCGACCCCCGGGTCGCACTCGGCCCCGCGAAGAAGGCCGCGTGA